A genomic segment from Phycisphaerales bacterium AB-hyl4 encodes:
- a CDS encoding helix-turn-helix transcriptional regulator, protein MRFHTSQTLTGRRSARLTLSKDEAAKELGISVRHLERLVSQGAVPPPLRMGRRVRFGRDALANWVNAMSQRTDVPSGASQNSSSHCREAQHHAPGSNKPTVPLPAGGTA, encoded by the coding sequence GGAGATCCGCACGGTTAACCCTGTCCAAGGATGAAGCAGCAAAGGAACTCGGCATCTCTGTCCGTCACTTGGAACGCCTCGTCTCCCAGGGAGCGGTACCTCCACCGCTTCGTATGGGGCGTCGAGTGCGGTTTGGCAGGGATGCGCTCGCGAACTGGGTCAATGCAATGTCCCAAAGGACAGATGTCCCGAGTGGCGCTAGCCAGAACTCTTCAAGCCATTGCCGCGAAGCCCAGCATCATGCTCCTGGCTCTAACAAACCTACGGTTCCGCTTCCGGCTGGTGGCACTGCATGA
- a CDS encoding tyrosine-type recombinase/integrase: MARNNERGLELTFHKPSKRWRKRIGGKDHWFGFGKGVSDRKSYKAALERYRAFQEEQAQRRASLTLDLDELIDREDGPWNERAVQAIDAVQGDPDAAAKLAAFFQRGVTPAPSRNSSRNSLAAIETLVTDFLAVQKQRRDTTERHPERLGKKQRLSPKAHRFIKDTMTQFKDWCIDTARVKTLDDPQRTERLVLHYREHLTKLLADEDIAPSTLNNRLKYLPAFFRWAWENRRIVEQPRTLRQACQKLTVAPSAKPLTVRQVRRIWEAADGRLRAHISLALNAGLYDLELSDICGKHLSKRDGASYLAKHRRKTGVPYKIKLWPLTVELIAKHRDSRGADELLFRTKKGHPLAHFVGDNKSSSLAQAFKKAAVAAAVDHASWSMLRDTVATDIEKIARRIGDRGITSQLLAHADDRTARFYVDQSPIELETSKLDAALDELAEHYDLDGRHRAEQRKKKAAKYGLDKEPVKKQRKKR; the protein is encoded by the coding sequence ATGGCACGCAACAACGAGCGTGGGCTTGAACTGACATTCCACAAGCCTTCAAAACGATGGCGGAAGCGGATCGGCGGAAAGGACCACTGGTTCGGTTTCGGAAAGGGCGTCAGCGACCGCAAGAGCTACAAAGCTGCTCTCGAGCGATACCGCGCCTTCCAGGAGGAGCAAGCGCAGCGGCGAGCCTCGTTGACCCTCGACCTGGACGAGTTGATCGACCGCGAGGATGGGCCGTGGAACGAGCGGGCGGTGCAGGCGATTGACGCCGTGCAGGGTGATCCCGACGCAGCCGCCAAGCTCGCCGCATTTTTTCAGCGTGGGGTCACGCCTGCGCCGAGCAGAAACAGTAGCCGCAACAGCCTGGCCGCCATCGAGACGCTGGTGACCGACTTCCTCGCCGTACAGAAGCAACGACGGGATACGACCGAGAGGCACCCCGAGCGATTGGGCAAGAAGCAGCGGCTGAGCCCGAAGGCTCACCGCTTCATCAAGGACACCATGACCCAGTTCAAGGACTGGTGTATCGACACAGCCCGGGTGAAGACGTTGGATGATCCGCAGCGGACGGAGCGGCTCGTGCTGCACTACCGCGAGCACCTCACCAAGTTGCTGGCTGACGAAGACATTGCTCCGAGCACCCTAAACAACCGTCTCAAGTATCTGCCCGCATTCTTCCGCTGGGCATGGGAGAACCGACGAATCGTCGAGCAACCTCGCACGCTTCGGCAAGCATGCCAGAAGCTGACCGTAGCCCCATCGGCGAAGCCACTTACCGTGCGACAGGTCCGTCGCATCTGGGAGGCTGCGGATGGCCGCCTCCGAGCCCACATATCGCTCGCGCTAAACGCGGGTCTGTACGACCTTGAGCTCAGTGACATCTGCGGCAAGCACCTGAGCAAGCGTGATGGGGCCAGCTACCTGGCCAAGCACCGTCGAAAGACCGGTGTGCCTTACAAGATCAAGCTGTGGCCGTTGACCGTTGAGTTGATCGCCAAGCACCGCGACAGCAGGGGGGCTGACGAGTTGCTTTTCCGTACGAAGAAGGGACATCCCTTGGCCCACTTCGTTGGCGACAATAAGTCGAGCAGTTTGGCGCAGGCATTCAAGAAAGCTGCCGTCGCCGCCGCTGTGGATCACGCTTCGTGGTCCATGTTACGTGATACCGTTGCCACCGATATCGAGAAGATTGCCCGGCGGATCGGCGATCGGGGGATCACGTCACAGTTGCTTGCGCATGCCGATGATCGGACAGCGCGATTCTATGTCGACCAATCGCCAATCGAACTGGAAACGAGCAAGCTCGATGCGGCCCTTGATGAACTGGCCGAGCATTACGACCTCGATGGGCGGCACCGGGCGGAGCAGCGAAAGAAAAAGGCCGCAAAGTATGGGCTGGACAAGGAGCCGGTGAAGAAGCAGAGGAAGAAGAGGTAA
- a CDS encoding LamG-like jellyroll fold domain-containing protein, which yields MAEHSAKTRNSPTRTKLVLVMFSILVITCGLMTSSANAEPINLEQMLISAGANSDQRVPARFGRGFRVSRDHEPLRLTRGMSAENGFTFDTWFLIEEHTAQGTIFSADAWGNCQFVIRGNEHLVLDYRRGQLTAHHPLEKNRWYHVAVRLEPGKRASIFLDGQLVAHREDDVDAPHEGASIRVLGAWRINDRRGYRNYFHGVIDRSRYWSRILNDEEIRVAYEQGNQQADIVPLPQHVMRHSDEEFTPGGRIDFSLDPGLVRRNNFAVEAVRDAVRAWSPDVQVTLGERRPNFEHAAIVLARPTAETLETYLNLNAAHWDELPDEGYALYVRKDRIIVYANDRRGAQHGLMSLKQLFEHEDLAAMDIWDYPEYPFRGTMLVNDSKPPYRFNDEHRQMIDRMAELKQNQFMLRSHSWLVLSDPAVHQRMQRMVAHANNRGVEVSPYIQAYSHAKGFLWQDLKTGHTTAVDDEQGTFGSDDFLELEHRNVILNAVTPIKVSLNGESLEAGRDYEVVPGVTEASWSGHPEGTRSTWARPHIPEDNEPWRLRRLEGGRIPAGSAVQVSYAYASGEETTCPFSPDTWERLEDAVRRSLEMTRASYLNLGMDEVWVIRREECRACQQNPMSPEQTTLYAMNRAYEVARQVDSDVHVMLWADMLDEYFKANWAAPLDSRLMDELYSQGEVSSEIIMMPWEYSGWVHAKQRGLQYMRDRGFPVVGASGFTFDNNLVWSEASLQVEPADAGVRGLLFCTWDSNRFEQWAAGLEGHAMATWSPHRLRFSKAYKLLQMLEPFEVLSQNPGGVPMDRAAKLQLQALHAKAQRELDQAGPVLTERVQGLAELQDRIQKAGDWISRHTAGRE from the coding sequence ATGGCAGAACACAGCGCGAAAACGCGAAATTCCCCCACCCGAACGAAGCTGGTACTGGTCATGTTCAGCATATTGGTGATCACCTGCGGACTGATGACGTCTTCCGCAAACGCCGAACCGATTAACCTGGAACAGATGTTGATCAGTGCGGGTGCGAATTCCGACCAACGCGTACCCGCTCGTTTCGGCCGCGGCTTTCGTGTTTCTCGCGATCATGAGCCGTTGCGTCTAACACGCGGGATGTCGGCGGAAAACGGCTTTACGTTTGATACATGGTTTTTGATTGAAGAGCACACGGCGCAAGGCACGATCTTCAGCGCCGATGCTTGGGGCAACTGCCAGTTCGTGATCCGCGGGAACGAGCACTTGGTGTTGGACTATCGGCGGGGTCAATTGACTGCGCATCATCCATTGGAGAAAAACCGCTGGTACCACGTGGCGGTGCGTCTCGAGCCGGGCAAACGGGCAAGCATATTTCTGGACGGTCAGCTCGTGGCCCATCGTGAAGACGATGTCGACGCGCCGCACGAAGGGGCGAGCATCCGAGTATTAGGTGCTTGGCGAATCAATGATCGTCGCGGATATCGTAATTACTTTCATGGCGTCATTGATCGGTCGCGTTACTGGTCGCGCATTCTCAACGATGAGGAGATCCGTGTCGCCTATGAGCAGGGGAACCAGCAGGCCGACATCGTGCCGCTGCCTCAACATGTCATGCGGCATTCGGATGAGGAATTCACGCCTGGCGGGCGAATCGATTTCAGCCTCGATCCTGGTTTGGTGCGGCGAAACAATTTCGCCGTGGAAGCCGTACGCGACGCGGTACGCGCATGGTCGCCGGATGTTCAAGTGACGCTGGGTGAGCGACGGCCAAATTTCGAGCATGCCGCGATTGTTCTGGCTCGTCCCACAGCCGAAACGCTTGAAACATACCTGAACCTCAATGCCGCGCATTGGGATGAGCTTCCCGACGAGGGGTATGCCCTTTACGTTCGGAAAGACCGAATCATTGTTTACGCCAACGATCGGCGCGGCGCTCAGCACGGCTTGATGTCGCTGAAACAGTTGTTCGAGCACGAAGACCTGGCCGCGATGGACATCTGGGACTACCCCGAATATCCGTTTCGCGGAACAATGCTCGTCAATGATTCAAAGCCGCCTTATCGCTTTAACGACGAACATCGGCAGATGATCGATCGCATGGCGGAGTTGAAGCAGAACCAGTTCATGCTGCGTTCACACAGTTGGCTGGTGCTGTCGGATCCAGCGGTGCATCAGCGGATGCAGAGGATGGTGGCGCACGCCAACAACCGCGGGGTTGAGGTGTCGCCCTACATTCAGGCGTACAGCCACGCGAAGGGGTTTCTCTGGCAGGACCTGAAGACGGGACATACGACGGCAGTGGACGACGAGCAAGGCACGTTTGGGTCCGATGATTTTCTGGAGCTTGAGCATCGCAACGTCATTCTCAACGCTGTGACACCGATCAAAGTTTCGCTGAACGGTGAGTCGCTAGAAGCGGGACGCGACTACGAAGTAGTGCCCGGCGTGACGGAAGCGTCCTGGAGCGGTCATCCGGAAGGCACGCGGTCCACTTGGGCCCGTCCGCACATTCCCGAGGACAACGAGCCATGGCGGCTGCGCCGACTTGAAGGCGGGCGTATTCCCGCGGGATCCGCCGTGCAGGTGTCTTATGCTTACGCCAGTGGCGAGGAAACGACATGTCCTTTCAGCCCGGACACGTGGGAGCGCCTCGAGGATGCGGTGCGTCGCTCGCTTGAGATGACCCGGGCGTCCTACCTGAACCTGGGGATGGATGAAGTCTGGGTGATTCGTCGAGAGGAGTGCCGTGCCTGTCAGCAGAACCCGATGTCGCCGGAGCAGACGACGCTATACGCGATGAACCGAGCATATGAAGTAGCACGGCAGGTGGATTCTGACGTGCACGTGATGCTGTGGGCCGACATGCTCGATGAATATTTCAAAGCCAACTGGGCCGCTCCGCTCGACAGCCGGCTGATGGACGAACTGTATAGCCAGGGCGAAGTGTCGTCGGAGATCATTATGATGCCGTGGGAGTACAGTGGCTGGGTGCACGCCAAGCAACGAGGCTTGCAGTATATGCGCGATCGTGGTTTCCCGGTGGTAGGGGCGTCGGGTTTCACGTTCGACAACAACCTGGTCTGGAGTGAGGCCTCGCTGCAAGTCGAACCGGCGGACGCTGGCGTGCGGGGCCTTCTGTTCTGCACATGGGATTCAAATCGGTTCGAACAGTGGGCAGCGGGGCTCGAGGGGCATGCCATGGCGACGTGGTCGCCACATCGGTTGCGGTTCTCGAAGGCTTACAAGCTGCTTCAGATGCTTGAACCGTTCGAGGTGCTGAGTCAGAATCCTGGCGGGGTACCTATGGATCGCGCGGCCAAGTTGCAATTGCAAGCGCTTCACGCCAAAGCACAACGGGAACTGGATCAAGCCGGCCCAGTATTGACTGAACGTGTTCAGGGGTTGGCAGAGTTACAAGACCGGATCCAAAAGGCGGGTGACTGGATCAGTCGACACACAGCAGGGCGTGAGTGA
- a CDS encoding type II secretion system protein codes for MNDEHRHVRDVDRGFTLIELLVVISIIALLIALLLPALQSARATARQVACATQLRSLHQITHVYAQDHNGYLMPVLDNGTPTAHRQWPYYMWTSMESYRPEVSHFQWTHERVFHCPEMADLSYVHRSYGMNTRFGVRTQESAAYPAKRLEEVVLQNTVFLADGQAFADTGFTSVLDRAMPWIGEHQHIAFNRHLGAQANVLLFVGAVRTHREEEKDWTSIDLWRLQ; via the coding sequence ATGAATGACGAGCATCGCCATGTGAGAGATGTAGATCGAGGATTTACGCTGATCGAACTTCTTGTGGTCATATCGATCATTGCACTGCTGATTGCCTTGCTGCTGCCTGCATTGCAATCGGCCCGCGCCACGGCTCGCCAGGTGGCTTGCGCCACTCAGCTTCGGTCGCTGCACCAGATCACACATGTCTATGCACAGGACCACAACGGATACCTCATGCCGGTTCTCGACAACGGCACTCCCACGGCTCACCGCCAATGGCCGTATTACATGTGGACGTCGATGGAATCCTATCGGCCGGAGGTGTCGCATTTTCAGTGGACTCACGAACGGGTTTTTCATTGCCCGGAGATGGCGGACCTGTCATATGTCCATCGAAGCTATGGCATGAACACCCGGTTCGGCGTGCGTACTCAAGAATCAGCAGCGTACCCCGCAAAGCGCCTGGAAGAAGTGGTTTTGCAAAACACCGTCTTTCTCGCCGACGGCCAGGCGTTTGCCGATACGGGATTTACCTCGGTTCTGGATCGCGCCATGCCCTGGATCGGGGAGCATCAGCACATTGCCTTCAATCGCCACCTTGGCGCCCAAGCCAACGTTCTTCTTTTCGTTGGCGCCGTCCGAACGCATCGTGAGGAAGAAAAAGATTGGACATCAATCGATTTGTGGCGGTTGCAATAA
- a CDS encoding discoidin domain-containing protein yields the protein MKHLKRMVLGACIVSTALLLAPQHASAAFYWQSGEDWQVGDVPEGATFTETNNGYSGREGQDRGKVDEPLENSGFFNDVAPTSSISSSAIGRVAGGSDSGQWTADLNDVYIIDRIVLHTAAANNWHGRYGATVSYSVDGLNWTVAGTVPTVTPTGTAQAWAEDVDFNGAEARYLRLGYSNSSGNFHHRMDSMDVYIVPEPASIMLVGAAATLLLARRRRTLLK from the coding sequence ATGAAGCATCTCAAGCGAATGGTCCTCGGTGCATGTATCGTTTCAACCGCCTTGCTACTGGCACCGCAGCACGCCTCGGCGGCGTTCTACTGGCAGTCCGGCGAAGACTGGCAGGTCGGCGATGTCCCTGAAGGGGCGACATTCACCGAAACCAACAACGGGTACAGCGGTCGCGAGGGGCAGGACCGCGGTAAAGTGGACGAGCCCCTGGAAAACTCAGGATTTTTCAACGACGTCGCACCCACAAGTTCCATCAGCTCCTCGGCGATCGGTCGTGTCGCGGGTGGTTCGGACAGCGGACAGTGGACGGCCGACCTCAACGATGTCTATATCATCGACAGGATCGTGCTCCACACCGCTGCCGCCAATAACTGGCACGGGCGCTATGGCGCGACCGTTTCCTACTCCGTGGATGGGCTCAACTGGACGGTCGCCGGCACGGTGCCCACGGTCACTCCGACCGGAACCGCGCAGGCATGGGCGGAAGATGTCGACTTCAATGGCGCTGAGGCCCGCTATCTGCGCCTGGGATACAGTAATTCCTCCGGCAACTTCCATCATCGCATGGACAGCATGGACGTCTACATCGTGCCCGAGCCGGCGTCGATTATGCTGGTCGGTGCCGCCGCGACGTTGCTGCTGGCCCGACGTCGACGCACGCTGCTGAAGTGA
- a CDS encoding LacI family DNA-binding transcriptional regulator has product MATLESIAKDLNLSTATVSRALRGARGVNKATRTRVEVAAERLGYVKLRRQEMSKDIAILVPSKSHSDMHELARRHMIAISDEIAKRGWRLQPVFMSGDHQDFEAVLDGRGEQFGNSGRPADGCLVIGQLPSAEDDPHAVQKRLAERFDGNVVMICRHDVLHGISGVSQMNYVGGTQAVRLLLDAGHRRIGWVGSLGSRDSAEERLGGVLTQVIRTPGASLDCQIWLDDTKLLPTTYMVELFAEALPRNRADWPTAWVCSTDWLAAKFIIWARGQGANVPADMSVVAFDNTRVSEELAETIITSVVFPYEQIARKAVELLGSLMDSPTADSIVWTLPPRVRVGETVGQRK; this is encoded by the coding sequence ATGGCGACTTTGGAATCCATCGCAAAGGACCTCAATCTCAGTACAGCCACGGTCAGCCGGGCCTTACGAGGGGCGCGTGGCGTGAACAAGGCAACACGGACGCGCGTCGAGGTTGCGGCAGAGCGGTTGGGTTATGTGAAGCTGCGGCGGCAGGAAATGTCCAAGGACATCGCGATTCTCGTGCCCAGTAAATCGCATTCCGACATGCACGAGCTGGCACGTCGCCACATGATCGCGATCAGTGACGAGATCGCAAAGCGTGGCTGGCGTTTGCAACCTGTTTTCATGTCCGGGGACCATCAGGATTTCGAGGCTGTGCTCGACGGCCGCGGCGAGCAGTTCGGCAACAGTGGTCGGCCGGCGGACGGCTGCCTGGTCATCGGCCAGTTGCCCAGCGCGGAGGATGATCCCCACGCGGTGCAAAAGCGGCTTGCCGAGCGCTTTGATGGCAATGTCGTGATGATTTGCCGGCATGACGTGCTGCACGGGATCAGCGGTGTCTCGCAGATGAACTATGTCGGCGGCACGCAGGCTGTCCGCCTGCTGCTGGACGCTGGCCATCGACGGATCGGCTGGGTCGGCTCGCTTGGCAGTCGGGACAGCGCGGAAGAACGCCTCGGCGGCGTGTTGACGCAAGTCATCCGCACGCCCGGGGCATCACTGGACTGTCAGATCTGGCTCGACGACACAAAGTTGCTGCCCACCACATATATGGTAGAGCTCTTTGCCGAGGCGCTGCCTCGGAATCGCGCCGACTGGCCCACCGCATGGGTCTGCTCTACGGACTGGCTCGCAGCCAAGTTCATCATCTGGGCGCGGGGGCAGGGGGCGAATGTGCCAGCGGACATGAGTGTGGTCGCCTTCGACAATACGCGTGTCTCCGAAGAGCTTGCGGAAACGATCATTACCTCGGTGGTGTTCCCATATGAACAGATCGCACGCAAGGCGGTGGAGTTGCTCGGTTCGCTGATGGACAGCCCCACAGCCGATTCAATCGTCTGGACCCTCCCGCCTCGCGTCCGTGTGGGCGAGACGGTGGGGCAGCGAAAGTGA